A genome region from Engraulis encrasicolus isolate BLACKSEA-1 chromosome 6, IST_EnEncr_1.0, whole genome shotgun sequence includes the following:
- the naprt gene encoding nicotinate phosphoribosyltransferase, which translates to MLMGELRDSYDFESMAASENPEYVAMEQSVRLRVLPILTDLYQFTMAYSYWRSGRHNEHAVFELFFRDNPFSGGFSLFAGLTDCLLFLRNFRFSEEDVAYLQTVLPPDTDPAFFSFLKTLDCSGVSISSVPEGTTVFARVPLLEVSGPLAVVQLLETSLLCLVNYASLVCTNAARFRLAAGSKMKLTELGLRRAQGPDGGLSASRYSHIGGFDATSNVMAGRLFGVPVSGTMAHSYVTSFSSLEEVMPRVMKPSGGGEEVDFVTLALGWLRRVCDLLGVKAENVHEGELAAFLSYAVAYPRNFLPVIDTYSVKSCGLPCFCAVALSLFELGYQPLGIRLDSGDLHRLSLEVRSVFSACSTHFGVEKFLSLIIVGTNGVDEQSLRDLKEKKSEIDVMGVGTHLVTCTHQPSLGCVYKLVEVSGQPKMKFSEDSEKTTLPGRKNVYRLLDSEGRPCLDLLCLSNEPPPAVGTSIQCYLLTRGNASHCVTPHQVSSIRQNFFSSGQITSPLSSVAESRVRAQKSIHSLHPGHKCLKKPDTYVVAMSEKLYLLLCDVRAKNTTSSNFLCNGYETQQNS; encoded by the exons ATGCTTATGGGGGAATTACGAGACAGCTATGACTTTGAAAGCATGGCTGCTTCAGAAAACCCGGAATATGTTGCCATGGAGCAGTCGGTGCGCTTACGCGTGCTGCCTATATTAACCGATTTATACCAGTTTACTATGGCTTACTCCTACTGGCGCTCTGGTCGACACAACGAGCATGCTGTTTTCGAGTTGTTCTTCCGAGATAACCCATTTAGTGGCGGTTTCTCCCTCTTTGCTGGACTGACCGACTGTCTGCTGTTCTTGCGCAACTTTCGTTTCTCTGAAGAAG atgtagCCTATCTACAGACAGTACTTCCTCCCGACACCGATCCTGCCTTCTTCTCCTTTTTGAAAACTCTGGACTGCTCCGGTGTCTCTATATCTTCAGTTCCTGAGGGGACCACTGTTTTCGCAAGG GTTCCTCTGCTAGAGGTGTCAGGTCCTCTAGCTGTTGTCCAGCTCCTGGAGACAAGCCTGCTGTGTTTGGTCAACTATGCCAG TTTGGTTTGCACTAATGCTGCACGTTTTCGGCTGGCTGCGGGCTCTAAGATGAAGCTGACAGAGCTGGGCCTCAGAAGAGCTCAGGGGCCAGACGGAGGTCTCTCCGCTTCAAGATACTCCCACATTGGAG GTTTCGACGCAACCTCAAATGTTATGGCTGGGCGTCTCTTTGGTGTGCCAGTGTCTGGAACTATGGCCCATTCCTATGTCACCTCGTTCTCCTCTTTAGAAGAGGTGATGCCACGG GTGATGAAGCCATCTGGAGGTGGTGAAGAAGTTGACTTTGTCACCTTGGCACTTGGTTGGCTGAGGCGTGTATGTGACCTACTAGGAGTAAAGGCTGAGAACGTACATGAGGGCGAGCTCGCTGCTTTTCTCTCTTATGCTGTTGCTTATCCTCGGAATTTTCTGCCTGTGATTGATACGTACAGTGTTAAAAG CTGTGGTCTGCCATGTTTTTGTGCTGTGGCGCTGTCTCTGTTTGAGCTGGGGTATCAGCCATTGGGAATTCGGCTGGACAGTGGGGATCTTCACCGGCTGTCACTGGAGGTGCGCTCGGTTTTCTCTGCGTGTAGTACACA TTTCGGAGTTGAAAAGTTCCTGTCCTTAATCATTGTTGGTACCAATGGTGTGGATGAGCAGAGTCTACGTGATCTAAAAGAAAAA AAAAGTGAAATTGACGTAATGGGCGTCGGGACGCATCTGGTCACCTGCACCCATCAGCCGTCTCTTGGATGTGTCTACAAG CTAGTAGAGGTCAGTGGTCAACCCAAGATGAAGTTCAGTGAGGATTCTGAAAAAACGACTCTTCCTGGCAGGAAAAATGTGTACAGGCTATTGGACTCTGAGG GCCGTCCATGTCTTGATCTGCTGTGCCTATCAAATGAGCCTCCCCCTGCTGTTGGCACATCAATACAGTGCTATTTGTTAACACGTGGGAACGCTTCACATTGTGTTACGCCTCATCAAGTGTCGTCAATACGGCAGAACTTTTTCTCCAGTGGTCAG ATCACCTCTCCTCTTAGTTCTGTGGCGGAAAGCAGAGTCAGAGCACAAAAGTCCATCCACTCCCTGCACCCTGGACACAAATGCCTCAAAAAGCCAGATACATATGTG GTCGCAATGTCTGAGAAGCTCTACCTCCTCCTGTGTGATGTCAGAGCCAAGAACACCACTTCCAGCAACTTCCTGTGCAATGGATATGAAACACAACAAAACAGCTAA